CCAGCAGGGTTTCGCCGGTCACGTGCCGCAGGCCGGCGACGCCAGGAAGACGGCCGCTCCGGCGATGTCCTCGGCGGTGGAGGCGACCTTCAGCGGCGTCGCTGCGGCCGCGCCCGCCCGCAGGCGCTCGACGCGCTCGGCGTCCATGGCCTTTCCGAACCAAGGTGTGTCGATGAAGCCGGGGCAGACGGCGTTGACGCGAATGCGCGGCGCCAGGGCGCGGGCCAGGGAAAGGGTCATGGTGGTCATCGCGCCCTTGGAGGCGGCGTAGGGCACCGAGGAGCCGTTACCCACCACGCCCGCGATCGAAGAGGTGTTGACCACCGCGCCGGGCTGGGGCGCGGCTTCCAGCAGCGAGCGCGCGGCGCGAACCATCTGGAACGCGCCGACGACATTCACCGAATAGAGGCGCAGGAAGTCTTCCGCGTTCACCGCGTCGAGGTCGGCGTGGTTCGGGGCGAACTTGGTCATGCCGGCGTTGTTGAACAGCGCGTCGATCCGGCCCGAGGCGTCGGCGGCCGCAGCGATTCTGCGGCAATCCTCGTCGTTGGACACATCGCCCTGCGCCAGCGCCGCCTTGGCGCCCTCGGCTTCGACGAGTCTTGCGGTCTCTTCGGCCTCTTCGGCGCTGCGGGCGAAGTTGATCACGACCAGACCGGCGCCGCGCCGGGCGGTCTCTACGGCGATCGCGCGGCCAAGGCCCGTAGAGCCGCCGGTGACCACCACGGTGAAGCCTTCGAAATCCCGTCCCGACATCGTATCTCTCCCGAACATCTGTTTGCGACCTTGTAGCGGGGCGCCACGCGCTTGTCTCGCGGGGCGGGGAGGCCTAAATCGCGCCGATGACCGATCTGAACGTCACCCAGCTGGGCCGCGTCGTCGACGCGCCCGAAAGCCCCGAGGCCGCCGTCCTTGAGCGCGTGCCCAATCCGCAAAGCGACGTGCTTTATCTGGCGCGCTTCGTCGCGCCTGAGTTCACCTCACTGTGCCCCGTCACCGGCCAGCCCGATTTCGCCCACCTCGTCATCGACTACGCGCCCGGCGACTGGCTGATCGAGAGCAAGTCGCTGAAGCTCTATCTGACCAGCTTCCGCAATCACGGCTCGTTCCACGAGGACTGCACGGTCAAGGTCGCGCGCAAGATCGTCGAGATCGCAGAGCCGCGTTGGCTAAGGATCGGCGGCTACTGGTATCCGCGCGGGGGCATTCCGATCGACGTGTTCTGGCAGACAGGCCCGGCGCCGGAAGGCCTGTGGGTGCCCGACCAAGGCGTCGCGCCCTATCGCGGCCGAGGTTAACCCAGTCTAACGCTTCGCCAGCCGCCGACGGTTGGCTCGCACTTTCTTGCGCAGATGCGCCAGGGAGCCCGCCGCAATGGCGGGCCCGGATGCGCCCAGCTGACCGGTCATGGCCAGTATCGGCAAGGTCACGCTGGTCGCCATCTTCTCGCCGACCATCCGCTGGGCTTCGGTTTGTGCGGCCGCGCCGCCGGCGGCGAGCTTCACCACGCGCAGGCCAATCACGGTCGA
The DNA window shown above is from Caulobacter sp. FWC26 and carries:
- the queF gene encoding preQ(1) synthase: MTDLNVTQLGRVVDAPESPEAAVLERVPNPQSDVLYLARFVAPEFTSLCPVTGQPDFAHLVIDYAPGDWLIESKSLKLYLTSFRNHGSFHEDCTVKVARKIVEIAEPRWLRIGGYWYPRGGIPIDVFWQTGPAPEGLWVPDQGVAPYRGRG